Genomic segment of Streptococcus australis:
TCTAACAACCCATTATTTTGTTTTAAAAATATAGACTTTACTAAAAATATAGTTAAGAATGATAATCAAAACCTGCGCAATTATCGTTTCGATGGCATTAACCTGATCTAGTTGATCGTTGACAAATTGCCCGATAATATCAGGATAAGATGTAACGAAGATATAAGTTAAAAGAACGTCAAGACCAAGTGTAGAAAGACGTGCTAAGAAAAATTTGGCCAGACGGATTGCCCAATTCCTTCTCTTTTGTTTAAAAACAAATGTATCATTAGTGATAAAGGCAAAAAGAATACCGATAATATTTGCAAGTGCAGTTGCTAGGATTTCCTGATGACTGATATGGTAGATAGCTAAACGTGATAAAATAGATACTAAAGTAGTAGCTCCACCAAAAAATAGATAGGAGAGGATTTCATTATCAAAAAAAGTTTTTATTTGATTTTTCATAATTTTAGTATAGCATAAAGACATATATTGTGCTATACTAGTAAGGTTGATTCACTCAACCCTTGGTGCTTAGCTTCTTTCACCAAGCATATTTCACGCGGGAAACCGCCAAAGGAGAAAACATGAAAAATTTAACTGTTCGTGACATGGCAGATATTGCTATCGTTGCTGCTATCTATGTGGTTTTGACCATTACCCCACCGCTGAATGCCATTAGCTACGGTGCTTACCAGTTCCGTATTTCTGAGATGATGAATTTTTTGGCCTTTTACAATCCTAAATACATCATCGGTGTGACGATTGGTTGTATGATTGCTAATTTCTTTAGTTTTGGTATGATTGATGTCTTTGTTGGAGGGGGATCTACCCTGGTCTTTTTAAGTTTAGGTGTCTGGCTCTTTAGCAAGTATAAGAAAGACTATTTGTTCAATGGTTTGATTCGAAAAGATCATTTCTTCTTTTCAATCCTTTTCTCTATTTCAATGATTACCATTGCAGCAGAACTTCATATCGTTGCTGAAGCTCCATTCTTCTTCACTTGGTTTTCTACAGGGATTGGAGAGTTTGCTTCGCTTATCGTTGGTGCAATCCTAATCGGAAAACTGGGACAGCGAATCGACCTTACAAAATAAGAAGTTTATAAGCTAGATACTTGCCAGGTCTAGCTTTTCTCATTCTAGAAAATTAAAAGAGAGCGCTTGACAAGAGCATAGAACTATAGTATACTTTTTAGGTAAGCTGATTTAGCTCAGTTGGCAGAGCGCATCCATGGTAAGGATGAGGTCGCCGGTTCAATCCCGGCAATTAGCATTAAATGGACAGAAAAACTCTTGATATTCGAGAGTTTTTTTATATTTACCTCGCATTAGCCTTGACAAAGTCAGCAAAGCATAGTAGAATAAAACCTGCGATGAGTCGATAGGTAGTCTTCGGACTACTATTGAGCATAAGGAGGTCATAACGCAGGAGCGGACCTTGGTGAGTTGTGTGAACCAGCTCATCACATGAAGATGCCTCTTAGTCCCTAGTCAATGGCTAGGGATTTTTAATTTTCAGAAAATATAGCTTAAAAAGCTTTGCAATTCACTGAAAAAGTAGTATAATACTTCTATTATAGAAATTTTTAGAAAATTCCGAAAGAGGTTATTTATGGGATATACAGTTGCTGTAGTCGGCGCGACAGGTGCTGTCGGAGCTCAGATGATAAAAATGCTGGAAGAGTCATCACTTCCTATTGATAAAATTCGTTACCTTGCTTCTGCACGTTCAGCTGGTAAGACTTTGAAATTTAAAGATCAAGATATTACGATTGAGGAGACGACTGAGACAGCTTTTGAAGGTGTGGATATCGCTCTCTTCTCAGCTGGTGGTTCGACATCTGCCAAGTATGCTCCCTACGCAGTTAAGGCTGGTGCAGTAGTGGTTGATAACACATCTTACTTCCGTCAAAATCCAGATGTACCATTGGTTGTTCCAGAGGTCAATGCTCATGCACTTGATGACCACAACGGAATTATTGCCTGCCCTAACTGTTCCACAATCCAAATGATGGTTGCCCTTGAACCTGTTCGTCAAAAATGGGGCTTGGACCGTATCATCGTTTCAACTTACCAAGCCGTTTCAGGTGCAGGTATGGGAGCTATTCTTGAAACTCAACGTGAACTTCGTGAAGTTTTAAATGATGGAGTGAATCCACGTGATTTGCATGCGGAAATCTTACCTTCAGGTGGTGACAAGAAACATTATCCTATCGCCTTCAATGCTCTTCCACAAATTGATGTCTTCACTGACAATGATTACACTTACGAAGAAATGAAGATGACTAAGGAAACTAAGAAAATTATGGAAGATGATAGCATTGCAGTATCTGCAACATGTGTGCGTATTCCAGTCTTGTCAGCCCACTCTGAGTCTGTTTACATCGAAACAAAAGAAGTGGCTCCAATTGAAGAAGTAAAAGCAGCTATCGCAGCCTTCCCAGGTGCTGTCCTTGAAGATGATGTAGCTCATCAAATCTATCCTCAAGCTATCAATGCAGTGGGTTCACGTGATACCTTTGTTGGTCGTATCCGTAAGGACTTGGATGCTGAAAAAGGAATCCACATGTGGGTTGTTTCAGATAATCTTCTTAAAGGTGCTGCTTGGAACTCTGTACAGATCGCAGAAACGCTTCATGAGCGTGGTTTAGTCCGTCCAACAGCTGAGCTAAAATTTGAATTGAAATAATGGTTTAGGAGTTCGAATGAACTCCTTCTTTGAAATAGAGAGGTGTTTCTCATGTCTTACCAAGATCTAAAAGAGTGTAAAATCATCACGGCCTTCATCACTCCTTTCCATGATGATGGTTCTATCAACTTTGATGCAATCCCTGCCTTGATTGAGTATTTGTTGGACCATCATACGGATGGCATTCTCCTTGCAGGGACTACAGCTGAAAGTCCGACTTTGACTCACGATGAGGAGTTGGAAATTTTTACTGCTGTACAAAAAGTGGTCAATGGACGGGTTCCACTCATTGCCGGTATCGGTACCAATGACACGCGTGACTCTATCGAGTTTGTCAAAGAAGTAGCTGTGTTTGGTGGATTTGCGGCGGGACTTGCAATCGTACCTTACTATAACAAACCATCACAAGAAGGTATGTACCAGCACTTTAAAGCCATTGCAGATGCGTCTGACTTACCGATTATTATCTATAACATTCCAGGGCGTGTGGTTGTCGAATTGACTCCTGAAACCATGCTTCGCTTGGCTGACCATCCAAATATTATCGGTGTCAAAGAATGTACTAGCTTGGCAAATATGGCTTACTTGATTGAGCATAAGCCAGAA
This window contains:
- a CDS encoding GtrA family protein, which translates into the protein MKNQIKTFFDNEILSYLFFGGATTLVSILSRLAIYHISHQEILATALANIIGILFAFITNDTFVFKQKRRNWAIRLAKFFLARLSTLGLDVLLTYIFVTSYPDIIGQFVNDQLDQVNAIETIIAQVLIIILNYIFSKVYIFKTK
- a CDS encoding QueT transporter family protein, which produces MKNLTVRDMADIAIVAAIYVVLTITPPLNAISYGAYQFRISEMMNFLAFYNPKYIIGVTIGCMIANFFSFGMIDVFVGGGSTLVFLSLGVWLFSKYKKDYLFNGLIRKDHFFFSILFSISMITIAAELHIVAEAPFFFTWFSTGIGEFASLIVGAILIGKLGQRIDLTK
- a CDS encoding aspartate-semialdehyde dehydrogenase codes for the protein MGYTVAVVGATGAVGAQMIKMLEESSLPIDKIRYLASARSAGKTLKFKDQDITIEETTETAFEGVDIALFSAGGSTSAKYAPYAVKAGAVVVDNTSYFRQNPDVPLVVPEVNAHALDDHNGIIACPNCSTIQMMVALEPVRQKWGLDRIIVSTYQAVSGAGMGAILETQRELREVLNDGVNPRDLHAEILPSGGDKKHYPIAFNALPQIDVFTDNDYTYEEMKMTKETKKIMEDDSIAVSATCVRIPVLSAHSESVYIETKEVAPIEEVKAAIAAFPGAVLEDDVAHQIYPQAINAVGSRDTFVGRIRKDLDAEKGIHMWVVSDNLLKGAAWNSVQIAETLHERGLVRPTAELKFELK
- the dapA gene encoding 4-hydroxy-tetrahydrodipicolinate synthase, with the protein product MSYQDLKECKIITAFITPFHDDGSINFDAIPALIEYLLDHHTDGILLAGTTAESPTLTHDEELEIFTAVQKVVNGRVPLIAGIGTNDTRDSIEFVKEVAVFGGFAAGLAIVPYYNKPSQEGMYQHFKAIADASDLPIIIYNIPGRVVVELTPETMLRLADHPNIIGVKECTSLANMAYLIEHKPEEFLIYTGEDGDAFHAMNLGADGVISVASHTNGDEMHEMFTAIAESDMKRAAAIQRQFIPKVNALFSYPSPAPVKAVLNYMGFDAGPTRLPLVPAPEEDAKRIIKVVVDGDYEATKATVTGVLRPDY